In the genome of Myxococcus stipitatus, one region contains:
- a CDS encoding DEAD/DEAH box helicase: MGPGQRVISELSVLEKALSKTDFGAEKGPLQAIVRSLRPMRLKSLEDLDLNTRGRLITTMLRVQRQPKPAAPEAPAADASTAPVEAPAAPAEAAPSEGAEAAAPAAEGAAPAEAAAPAVDPAKEKFDAWTDVMFLVGQVWRAAGDKDRSEAAFSASGRQPGPEVEEPAAPQARAEARPERRERGERPERGERRERGERPERGERRERGERRERPERGERPERGERRPAPELTGDWKEQAKQLEGMGRTRDAARLHERNGGFAEATRLFEAGGDLKSALRTGLAGGDNDAARRLVSTLPPDQLAPTLEKAGAYELLMEHYVGKGDFENVARLYERARQFDQAALAYERAGKLTLARKAYERSRDMASANRIRGLEVKSLVERGDRLGAATLLVAAGQRREAVEVLGTLPPPKAFHFMQRLKLDEEAKELAQRELARAEQEQKPAGRARWLELLGDVAASAEAWEAAGRKDKALPLHEKLGNVARAAQLAEELQQREKAIALYTQLNDSAGLERAKALPEAVAVAPAPAEPAGEEGDASPDASTAE, encoded by the coding sequence GTGGGCCCGGGGCAGCGCGTCATCTCCGAGCTGAGTGTCCTGGAGAAGGCGTTGTCCAAGACGGACTTCGGCGCCGAGAAGGGCCCGCTGCAGGCGATCGTCCGCTCGCTGCGGCCCATGCGGCTGAAGTCGCTGGAGGACCTGGACCTCAACACGCGAGGCCGCCTCATCACCACGATGCTGCGCGTGCAGCGTCAGCCCAAGCCCGCGGCGCCGGAGGCTCCGGCCGCCGATGCGAGCACGGCTCCGGTGGAGGCCCCCGCGGCTCCGGCCGAGGCGGCTCCCTCCGAGGGCGCGGAAGCCGCTGCTCCCGCGGCGGAAGGTGCTGCTCCCGCCGAGGCCGCCGCTCCCGCGGTGGACCCCGCGAAGGAGAAGTTCGACGCGTGGACGGACGTCATGTTCCTGGTGGGCCAGGTCTGGCGCGCCGCGGGTGACAAGGACCGCTCCGAGGCGGCCTTCTCCGCCAGCGGCCGGCAGCCGGGTCCCGAGGTGGAGGAGCCCGCGGCTCCCCAGGCTCGGGCGGAGGCCCGTCCGGAGCGCCGTGAGCGTGGTGAGCGTCCCGAGAGGGGCGAGCGCCGTGAGCGTGGTGAGCGTCCCGAGAGGGGCGAGCGCCGGGAGCGCGGCGAGCGCCGGGAGCGTCCCGAGCGCGGTGAGCGTCCGGAGCGAGGCGAGCGTCGCCCCGCGCCGGAGCTGACGGGCGATTGGAAGGAGCAGGCCAAGCAGCTCGAGGGCATGGGGCGCACGCGTGACGCGGCCCGGCTCCATGAGCGCAACGGCGGCTTCGCCGAGGCCACCCGGCTGTTCGAGGCGGGTGGGGACCTCAAGAGCGCGCTGCGCACGGGGCTCGCGGGTGGCGACAATGACGCCGCGCGCCGCCTGGTGAGCACGCTGCCTCCGGATCAGCTGGCCCCCACGCTGGAGAAGGCCGGCGCCTACGAGCTCCTCATGGAGCACTACGTGGGCAAGGGCGACTTCGAGAACGTGGCGCGCCTGTATGAGCGTGCTCGCCAGTTCGACCAGGCGGCGCTCGCGTACGAGCGTGCGGGGAAGCTGACCCTGGCGCGCAAGGCGTACGAGCGCTCGCGCGACATGGCCAGCGCCAACCGCATCCGCGGGCTCGAGGTGAAGAGCCTGGTGGAGCGCGGGGACCGTCTGGGCGCGGCCACGCTCCTCGTGGCGGCGGGACAGCGCCGCGAGGCGGTGGAGGTGCTGGGCACCCTGCCTCCTCCCAAGGCGTTCCACTTCATGCAGCGCCTGAAGCTGGATGAGGAGGCGAAGGAGCTGGCTCAGCGCGAGCTGGCTCGGGCCGAGCAGGAGCAGAAGCCGGCGGGCCGTGCCCGGTGGCTGGAGCTCCTGGGCGACGTCGCCGCGTCCGCCGAGGCGTGGGAGGCCGCGGGGCGCAAGGACAAGGCCCTGCCGCTGCACGAGAAGCTTGGCAACGTGGCTCGCGCCGCTCAGCTCGCGGAGGAGCTGCAGCAGCGGGAGAAGGCGATTGCCCTCTACACCCAGCTCAACGACAGCGCGGGTCTGGAGCGTGCGAAGGCACTGCCGGAGGCGGTGGCCGTGGCACCGGCTCCCGCTGAACCGGCGGGCGAGGAAGGCGACGCTTCCCCGGATGCTTCGACGGCTGAGTAG
- the cglE gene encoding adventurous gliding motility protein CglE produces MKALAPIALCAVFVLPVAASAQQPPPTATGDRPAVTFDEIERGFYFALYGGPLFMTNPPAAEGTPRPFSSGPMAQVEMGFDLNERVSLGLFVMGSSIRTSAEYVGESGGKVSGDFFSLVPGAVLRARLVGLADSQEVKRTWFYLRAGAGYAMFSPKSLLPDSDILVFAGPGVEYYTRLRHFSVGVEVTGNYLVSGGSFGFAVAPNIRYAF; encoded by the coding sequence ATGAAAGCCCTCGCTCCCATTGCCCTGTGTGCCGTGTTCGTCCTCCCCGTGGCCGCGAGCGCTCAGCAACCACCCCCCACGGCGACCGGCGACCGGCCGGCCGTGACGTTCGATGAAATCGAGCGGGGCTTCTACTTCGCGCTGTACGGCGGCCCGCTCTTCATGACGAACCCGCCCGCAGCCGAGGGGACGCCCCGGCCTTTCTCCTCCGGGCCCATGGCCCAGGTGGAGATGGGGTTCGACCTGAACGAGCGGGTGTCGCTGGGCCTCTTCGTCATGGGCTCCAGCATCCGGACCAGCGCCGAGTACGTGGGCGAGTCCGGGGGCAAGGTGTCCGGTGACTTCTTCTCTCTCGTCCCGGGCGCCGTCCTGCGCGCGCGCCTGGTCGGTCTGGCCGACAGCCAGGAAGTGAAGCGCACCTGGTTCTATCTCCGCGCCGGCGCGGGTTATGCGATGTTCTCCCCGAAGAGCCTCCTTCCGGATTCCGACATTCTTGTGTTTGCCGGGCCCGGAGTGGAGTACTACACACGGTTGCGCCACTTTTCCGTGGGGGTCGAGGTCACGGGGAACTACCTCGTGTCCGGTGGCTCGTTCGGGTTCGCGGTGGCGCCGAACATTCGCTACGCGTTCTAG
- the gltG gene encoding adventurous gliding motility protein GltG: protein MAVPLTLKVFKGDTLVASKDYERDIIKIGRLSSAHLCLEDEKVSRIHSVIEVASDGSMSIIDMGSVEGTYVNNKRVNKGQLTFGDEIRVGGTTIRLENPAAVAAVNLAAAASTDETTEKNPVVSAAAPAAGLAQAAAVAAPAAAGALDASVAATQKNAIVAPEPEPEAPEAPAPEVAEAAAPRPRTVRRSKSSGPQGVGLRFSWGDQRVGEFFVAPGAKRAVAVGSAAGVDFVMGDDKLGAPRFEVLRTDGQSFVVRFMGKMKGGLIRKGETLDLKAVLEAGKASHEGDAYSLTLEAEDFFWVDLGGVTLEASFQAVPKRVVAPLGETLDYTALNIFLLVFFAATAFVITALNRTGEGDEYSDELSSNSARIAKLIIKPPEVQKNKFLERLNQQKEAKKSGEMAAKSRGDEGQMGKKDAPKTNNRTAPKGDPNKKDEARALTAKIFGGGKGGISTVFGSKGLGGDLKSAMGNMFGAKAGDSGGFGGLGLRGGGGGGGGTGDTVGIGGIGTKGRGGGTGTYGTGVGVLGGKSSVDVNIASSEVEVMGSLDKELIRKVIQANRGQIRYCYESLLNRFPKLGGKVAVKFVITATGSVASSSVAQSTAGNAELETCVAGRVRTWKFPEPKGGGVVVVTYPFIFKQSGE from the coding sequence ATGGCCGTTCCCCTGACACTCAAGGTCTTCAAGGGCGACACGCTGGTCGCTTCCAAGGACTACGAGCGCGACATCATCAAGATTGGCCGTCTGTCCTCGGCGCACCTGTGCCTGGAGGATGAGAAGGTCAGCCGCATCCACTCCGTCATCGAAGTCGCCAGCGACGGCTCCATGTCCATCATCGACATGGGCAGCGTCGAGGGGACGTACGTCAACAACAAGCGGGTCAACAAAGGCCAGCTCACGTTTGGCGACGAGATCCGGGTGGGTGGCACCACCATCCGCCTGGAGAACCCCGCCGCCGTGGCCGCCGTGAATCTGGCGGCCGCCGCGAGCACGGACGAGACCACGGAGAAGAACCCGGTGGTGAGCGCCGCCGCGCCTGCCGCCGGTCTGGCGCAGGCAGCCGCCGTCGCCGCTCCCGCCGCCGCGGGCGCGCTGGATGCGTCCGTGGCCGCCACGCAGAAGAACGCCATCGTGGCCCCGGAGCCCGAGCCCGAGGCCCCCGAAGCGCCCGCCCCGGAGGTCGCCGAGGCCGCCGCGCCGCGCCCGCGCACCGTGCGCCGCTCCAAGTCGAGCGGCCCGCAGGGCGTGGGACTGCGCTTCTCGTGGGGAGATCAGCGGGTGGGCGAGTTCTTCGTCGCCCCGGGCGCCAAGCGCGCGGTGGCGGTGGGAAGCGCCGCGGGTGTCGACTTCGTCATGGGGGACGACAAGCTGGGTGCCCCCCGCTTCGAGGTGCTGCGCACCGACGGCCAGTCGTTCGTCGTGCGCTTCATGGGGAAGATGAAGGGCGGGCTCATCCGCAAGGGTGAGACGCTGGACCTCAAGGCGGTCCTCGAGGCGGGCAAGGCCTCGCACGAGGGCGATGCGTACTCGCTCACGCTGGAGGCCGAGGACTTCTTCTGGGTGGACCTGGGAGGAGTGACGCTCGAGGCCTCGTTCCAGGCCGTCCCCAAGCGCGTCGTGGCGCCGCTGGGGGAGACGCTCGACTACACCGCGCTCAACATCTTCCTGTTGGTGTTCTTCGCGGCCACCGCGTTTGTCATCACCGCGCTGAACCGCACGGGCGAGGGTGACGAGTACTCGGACGAGCTGTCCTCCAACTCGGCGCGCATCGCCAAGCTCATCATCAAGCCGCCCGAGGTGCAGAAGAACAAGTTCCTCGAGCGCCTCAATCAGCAGAAGGAGGCGAAGAAGAGCGGCGAGATGGCGGCCAAGAGCCGCGGTGACGAAGGTCAGATGGGCAAGAAGGACGCGCCCAAGACCAACAATCGCACCGCGCCCAAGGGCGACCCGAACAAGAAGGACGAGGCCCGCGCGCTGACGGCCAAGATCTTCGGCGGCGGCAAGGGCGGCATCTCCACCGTCTTCGGCAGCAAGGGCCTGGGCGGCGACCTCAAGAGCGCCATGGGCAACATGTTCGGCGCCAAGGCGGGCGACTCGGGCGGCTTCGGCGGCCTGGGGCTGCGCGGCGGCGGCGGAGGTGGCGGCGGCACGGGTGACACCGTGGGCATCGGCGGCATCGGCACCAAGGGCCGCGGTGGTGGCACGGGCACCTACGGCACGGGTGTGGGTGTGCTGGGTGGCAAGTCGTCGGTCGACGTGAACATCGCCTCGTCCGAGGTGGAGGTCATGGGCTCGCTGGACAAGGAACTCATCCGCAAGGTCATCCAGGCGAACCGCGGACAGATTCGCTACTGCTACGAGAGCCTCCTCAACCGCTTCCCGAAGCTGGGCGGCAAGGTGGCGGTGAAGTTCGTGATTACCGCCACGGGCTCTGTGGCGTCGTCCTCGGTGGCCCAGAGCACCGCGGGCAACGCGGAGCTGGAGACGTGTGTGGCGGGCCGCGTGCGCACGTGGAAGTTCCCCGAGCCCAAGGGGGGTGGCGTGGTGGTCGTCACCTATCCGTTCATCTTCAAGCAGTCCGGCGAGTAG
- the cglF gene encoding adventurous gliding motility protein CglF, with protein sequence MRKALMLFAVLAVSPAFAQDDAAKPAGGGGEGNVRYSKTTNIDFEDDTIEGDLTKPDGEYIEARDKVKHSNLIRVREDFEDKVMQSVGEL encoded by the coding sequence ATGCGGAAGGCTCTGATGTTGTTCGCGGTGCTCGCGGTGTCCCCGGCGTTCGCGCAGGACGACGCTGCCAAGCCGGCAGGTGGGGGCGGAGAGGGCAATGTGCGCTACTCCAAGACCACCAACATCGACTTCGAGGATGACACCATCGAAGGCGACCTCACCAAGCCCGACGGCGAGTACATCGAGGCGCGCGACAAGGTGAAGCACTCGAACCTCATCCGCGTCCGCGAGGACTTCGAGGACAAGGTCATGCAGTCGGTGGGCGAGCTGTAG
- the gltE gene encoding adventurous gliding motility TPR repeat lipoprotein GltE, translating into MNWTTRTMRLFPLLVATSLVAAGCTSSTAAGPAAAAKSPTAQTVKEAPAAPISNTAKAKFEDAVKSFDTQKKAKAFDYPALERKFKSALESDANLAEAEYNLGVIAERQGNLTEAKARYKAALTKKPSLRQASENLAVIEQNAGNVAGSVALYQEVLQRYPDDAQSRARLAEIYRQQNDHDKAMELSRAALMRDPTSTTALKVMIRSYLDRKQLTMAKLVAMRGVKLDGADPELHHLVGVIQLREGDADSARLSFKKALEARDDYVPSHVALAQLSLDSEDYPGAEEHLRRILQADGKNAIAHLNLGLAYKGQGQYDKAMQEYDEAEKLDAELAAVSLNRAIILHKVKDAPERAVELYKKYIAMAGGDVALSAESPVFGLLREAEAIVGAKREASMAEQQAKKMEELQKQQQAQMQAAEKKQAPAPAPNGGAVAPAGGTGTTAQATPAGGMTPPPAPAPAPQEKKSPGTADPSEPGEPEDDLL; encoded by the coding sequence ATGAACTGGACGACCCGTACCATGCGCCTGTTCCCCCTCCTGGTGGCCACGTCGCTCGTGGCCGCTGGCTGCACGTCGTCCACGGCCGCGGGCCCGGCGGCGGCGGCCAAGAGCCCCACCGCGCAGACCGTCAAGGAAGCCCCCGCGGCGCCCATCTCCAACACGGCCAAGGCGAAGTTCGAGGACGCGGTGAAGTCCTTCGACACGCAGAAGAAGGCCAAGGCGTTCGACTACCCGGCGCTGGAGCGCAAGTTCAAGTCGGCCCTGGAGTCGGACGCGAACCTGGCCGAGGCCGAGTACAACCTGGGCGTCATCGCCGAGCGCCAGGGCAACCTCACCGAGGCCAAGGCCCGCTACAAGGCCGCGCTCACGAAGAAGCCCTCGCTGCGCCAGGCGTCGGAGAACCTGGCCGTCATCGAGCAGAACGCCGGCAACGTCGCCGGTTCGGTGGCCCTCTACCAGGAGGTCCTCCAGCGCTACCCGGACGACGCGCAGTCGCGCGCGCGACTGGCGGAGATCTACCGGCAGCAGAACGACCACGACAAGGCGATGGAGCTGTCCCGGGCCGCGCTGATGCGGGACCCCACGTCCACCACCGCGTTGAAGGTGATGATCCGCAGCTACCTCGACCGCAAGCAGCTCACGATGGCGAAGCTGGTGGCCATGCGCGGCGTCAAGCTGGACGGCGCGGACCCGGAGCTCCACCACCTGGTGGGCGTCATCCAGCTCCGCGAGGGCGACGCGGACAGTGCCCGCTTGTCGTTCAAGAAGGCGCTGGAGGCTCGCGACGACTACGTCCCGTCCCATGTCGCGCTGGCCCAGCTCTCGCTGGACTCGGAGGACTACCCCGGCGCCGAGGAGCACCTGCGCCGCATCCTGCAGGCGGATGGCAAGAACGCCATCGCGCACCTCAACCTGGGCCTCGCGTACAAGGGGCAGGGCCAGTACGACAAGGCCATGCAGGAGTATGACGAGGCGGAGAAGCTGGACGCGGAGCTCGCGGCCGTGAGCCTCAACCGCGCCATCATCCTCCACAAGGTGAAGGACGCCCCGGAGCGCGCCGTCGAGCTGTACAAGAAGTACATCGCCATGGCGGGCGGAGACGTGGCCCTGTCGGCGGAGTCTCCCGTCTTCGGTCTGCTGCGCGAGGCGGAGGCCATCGTCGGCGCCAAGCGCGAGGCCTCCATGGCCGAGCAGCAGGCGAAGAAGATGGAGGAGCTCCAGAAGCAGCAGCAGGCCCAGATGCAGGCCGCGGAGAAGAAGCAGGCCCCGGCCCCGGCGCCCAATGGCGGCGCGGTGGCTCCCGCGGGTGGCACGGGCACGACCGCCCAGGCCACTCCGGCGGGTGGCATGACGCCTCCTCCGGCGCCCGCACCCGCGCCTCAGGAGAAGAAGAGTCCAGGCACGGCGGATCCTTCCGAGCCGGGTGAGCCTGAAGACGACCTGCTGTGA
- a CDS encoding tetratricopeptide repeat protein, translating to MRRSLLVCLVLLASASAAQEKKTPRDADLGRKSATLVDKSLAGDITREKKKEEVAPTLQYDQFRLGVELQVASKRREQIASLKKIISLSPDPREVPSLLFRLGEFYWEESKFYFFEANRRDDDLIKAMNANDTAGQQRAKAEKAELLGKQKEYGKLAVEQYTKIVQEYPKFERTDEVLFFLGQYLMEEGQERKALVAFKRLVEKHPQSKFIPDAYLAFGEYYFNNSKGKRPELEKALVAYKKAAEFPESQVYAFALYKQGWCHFNLGDYEAAKDRFKTVVLYGELAGANAVEKDGGKSGRGSLVREARTDYVRAYSHQGDVAQARADFGKVASNPDDRFTMMKQLANLYYGDGKDREAAITFNSLIKEKPLSPEAPGFQGKIVDCILRMGNKERTVAQVRRLVKIMKEVESSGVIKDDKDKKLLAEAKELSERTLSNLAVTWHNEGKKTRNEETFRYADAVYSDYLTLFPENPKAYDLRFFWAELLNDNLQNFEKAAANYTLVVLQDAKVLEAKDDKGKAKPGKPGKWLANASYNAVLAYDEVVKAAESRGEAKSEAVSSDITKKATIPTLKKALLDACERYLKYVPKGEKRVEIAFKAANIYYRHNHFDEAVLRFSEIALGYPEYKFEDGSRAAEISANLILDSYNLLQDFAKVNEWARRFYANDKLATGKFRDDLAKLIEQSSFKLVSQLEEKKEFAKAAEAYLNFVHDFPQTEIADLALYNASVDYYKAKMLDKTIEVRARLFAQYPRSKYVPDSIYANAEALEAIGDFEQAAGTYELYVRGYERSVTEKGAGKAKGKKKDAGDDKPAVPQKWDESKAQVALFNASTYREGLGQTKAALKNRERYLELWPRAKDADDIRLSIIDLTGKSGAAMKAIKMLEEYERDNMRSASKFLAAEGRIIDLYKKMNKSRDVARMYKRVGEHFDQLPRRVQTSLEKNALATAAQAQFLAVDLDWAEYRRLKLYWGAPPSPDRFRASIQDKSKALQVVEKKYVQTVALGAPEPSLCALNRIGLAYDHFADRVINAPMPRGLDEESQQALRDEFSNQAQPLKDKATEAFAATVAKSRELDVFNDCAAESLKMLRTTYQPDRYPLMPEEKVALKSREHIIGGDVLAAIQDVPPPAPKAVAEAQKNQKATLQEDLTDLTAQLRSQTETQVDAKSTSSTSDGTKPAKAAGADEEPEDFL from the coding sequence ATGCGCCGTTCGCTCCTCGTCTGCCTCGTGCTCCTGGCCTCGGCATCCGCCGCGCAGGAGAAGAAAACGCCGCGTGACGCTGACCTCGGCCGGAAGTCCGCCACTCTGGTGGACAAGTCCCTGGCTGGCGACATCACCCGCGAGAAGAAGAAGGAAGAGGTTGCCCCCACGCTCCAATACGACCAGTTCCGGCTGGGCGTGGAGCTGCAGGTGGCCTCCAAGCGACGCGAGCAGATCGCCTCGCTCAAGAAGATCATCTCCCTCTCGCCCGACCCCAGGGAGGTCCCCAGCCTCCTGTTCCGGCTGGGCGAGTTCTACTGGGAGGAGTCGAAGTTCTACTTCTTCGAGGCGAACCGCCGGGATGACGACCTCATCAAGGCGATGAACGCCAACGACACCGCGGGCCAGCAGCGCGCCAAGGCGGAGAAGGCGGAGCTGCTCGGCAAGCAGAAGGAGTACGGCAAGCTCGCCGTCGAGCAGTACACGAAGATCGTCCAGGAGTACCCCAAGTTCGAGCGCACGGACGAGGTCCTCTTCTTCCTCGGTCAGTACCTGATGGAGGAGGGCCAGGAGCGCAAGGCGCTGGTCGCCTTCAAGCGCCTGGTGGAGAAGCATCCCCAGTCCAAGTTCATCCCGGACGCGTACCTGGCCTTCGGCGAGTACTACTTCAACAACTCGAAGGGGAAGCGCCCGGAGCTGGAGAAGGCGCTCGTCGCGTACAAGAAGGCGGCGGAGTTCCCCGAGAGCCAGGTGTACGCGTTCGCGCTCTACAAGCAGGGTTGGTGTCACTTCAACCTGGGCGACTACGAGGCGGCGAAGGACCGCTTCAAGACGGTGGTGCTCTACGGTGAGCTGGCCGGCGCCAACGCGGTGGAGAAGGACGGCGGCAAGAGCGGCCGTGGCTCGCTGGTCCGTGAGGCGCGCACCGACTACGTGCGTGCGTACTCGCACCAGGGCGACGTGGCGCAGGCCCGCGCCGACTTCGGCAAGGTGGCCTCCAACCCGGATGACCGCTTCACGATGATGAAGCAGCTGGCCAACCTCTACTACGGCGACGGCAAGGACCGCGAAGCGGCCATCACCTTCAACTCCCTCATCAAGGAGAAGCCGCTGTCGCCCGAGGCGCCCGGCTTCCAGGGGAAGATCGTCGACTGCATCCTTCGCATGGGCAACAAGGAGCGCACCGTGGCCCAGGTGCGCCGGCTCGTGAAGATCATGAAGGAGGTCGAGAGCTCCGGCGTCATCAAGGATGACAAGGACAAGAAGCTGCTCGCGGAGGCGAAGGAGCTGTCTGAGCGCACCCTGTCCAACCTGGCCGTCACCTGGCACAACGAGGGCAAGAAGACGCGCAACGAGGAGACGTTCCGCTACGCGGACGCGGTGTACAGCGACTACCTCACGCTGTTCCCGGAGAACCCCAAGGCGTACGACCTGCGCTTCTTCTGGGCGGAGCTCCTCAACGACAACCTGCAGAACTTCGAGAAGGCCGCCGCGAACTACACGCTCGTGGTGCTCCAGGACGCGAAGGTGCTGGAGGCCAAGGACGACAAGGGCAAGGCGAAGCCGGGCAAGCCCGGCAAGTGGCTGGCGAACGCCTCGTACAACGCCGTCCTGGCCTACGACGAGGTGGTGAAGGCCGCCGAGTCGCGTGGCGAGGCGAAGAGCGAGGCGGTGAGCTCCGACATCACCAAGAAGGCCACCATCCCCACGCTGAAGAAGGCGCTGCTCGACGCGTGCGAGCGCTACCTCAAGTACGTGCCGAAGGGTGAGAAGCGGGTGGAGATCGCCTTCAAGGCGGCCAACATCTACTACCGCCACAACCACTTCGACGAGGCGGTGCTGCGCTTCAGTGAGATCGCGCTGGGCTACCCCGAGTACAAGTTCGAGGACGGCTCGCGCGCGGCGGAGATCAGCGCCAACCTCATCCTCGACTCGTACAACCTGCTGCAGGACTTCGCGAAGGTGAACGAGTGGGCGCGGCGCTTCTACGCCAACGACAAGCTGGCGACGGGCAAGTTCCGCGACGACCTGGCCAAGCTCATCGAGCAGTCGTCCTTCAAGCTGGTCAGCCAGCTGGAGGAGAAGAAGGAGTTCGCCAAGGCCGCAGAGGCGTACCTCAACTTCGTGCACGACTTCCCGCAGACGGAGATCGCCGACCTGGCGCTCTACAACGCGTCCGTCGACTACTACAAAGCGAAGATGTTGGATAAGACCATCGAGGTGCGCGCGCGCCTCTTTGCCCAGTATCCGCGCTCCAAGTACGTGCCGGACTCCATCTACGCCAACGCCGAAGCGCTGGAGGCCATCGGCGACTTCGAGCAGGCCGCGGGGACCTACGAGCTGTACGTCCGTGGCTACGAGCGCAGCGTGACGGAGAAGGGCGCTGGCAAGGCGAAGGGCAAGAAGAAGGACGCCGGTGACGACAAGCCCGCGGTGCCGCAGAAGTGGGACGAGTCCAAGGCGCAGGTGGCGCTGTTCAACGCCTCCACCTACCGCGAGGGCCTGGGCCAGACGAAGGCCGCCCTGAAGAACCGCGAGCGCTATCTGGAGCTGTGGCCGCGCGCGAAGGACGCGGACGACATCCGCCTGTCCATCATCGACCTGACGGGCAAGAGCGGCGCGGCGATGAAGGCCATCAAGATGCTGGAGGAGTACGAGCGCGACAACATGCGCTCGGCCAGCAAGTTCCTCGCGGCCGAGGGACGGATCATCGACCTCTACAAGAAGATGAACAAGTCGCGCGACGTGGCGCGCATGTACAAGCGCGTGGGAGAGCACTTCGACCAGCTGCCCCGCCGCGTGCAGACGTCGCTGGAGAAGAACGCGCTGGCCACCGCCGCCCAGGCGCAGTTCCTGGCGGTGGACCTGGACTGGGCGGAGTACCGCCGCCTGAAGCTGTACTGGGGCGCGCCGCCGTCGCCGGACCGCTTCCGCGCGAGCATCCAGGACAAGAGCAAGGCGCTGCAGGTCGTGGAGAAGAAGTACGTGCAGACGGTGGCGCTGGGCGCTCCGGAGCCGTCGCTGTGCGCGCTCAACCGCATCGGCCTGGCGTATGACCACTTCGCCGACCGCGTCATCAACGCGCCCATGCCGCGAGGCCTGGATGAGGAGTCCCAGCAGGCGCTGCGCGACGAGTTCTCCAACCAGGCCCAGCCGCTCAAGGACAAGGCCACGGAGGCGTTCGCCGCCACGGTGGCCAAGAGCCGCGAGCTGGACGTGTTCAACGACTGCGCCGCGGAGAGCTTGAAGATGCTGCGCACGACCTACCAGCCGGACCGCTACCCGCTCATGCCGGAGGAGAAGGTCGCGCTGAAGAGCCGCGAGCACATCATCGGTGGCGACGTGCTGGCCGCCATCCAGGACGTGCCGCCCCCCGCGCCCAAGGCCGTGGCCGAGGCGCAGAAGAACCAGAAGGCGACGCTGCAGGAGGACCTCACGGACCTCACCGCGCAGCTGCGCTCGCAGACAGAGACCCAGGTGGACGCCAAGTCCACTTCCTCCACCTCGGATGGCACCAAGCCCGCGAAGGCCGCGGGCGCGGATGAGGAGCCGGAGGACTTCCTCTAA
- a CDS encoding ATP-binding protein: MAMREMGVGTKASGDVCRVCAGRTYVVERQGDQALARVCGCSENCSICGGRGHVLVEREGTFSQKVGPRRYEVMEPCGCTLRRRRVALYNEVRLPGVVAHASFDNYRAFNEAQDRGRGVAMHFGHQFVKGATSKGFILSGPVGTGKTHLLAATLGHLVIEMGVRARYVEISLLYATIRRGFQEGKSGGEIIGPLSEVEVLAIDELGKGRGSPFEMETLDELIARRYNAGRTTLFATNYSLEPERKARPGGPTGYRTTEDAKAVVKDTELLRERVGERIYSRLCEMCTFVELPKDTPDRRRTRQEMDSLHPPPTGMRSMGR, from the coding sequence ATGGCGATGCGCGAGATGGGTGTGGGAACAAAGGCGAGCGGCGACGTCTGCCGTGTCTGTGCCGGCCGGACGTACGTCGTCGAACGGCAGGGAGATCAGGCCCTGGCGCGCGTGTGCGGTTGCTCCGAGAACTGCTCCATCTGCGGTGGACGCGGGCACGTGCTGGTGGAGCGCGAGGGCACCTTCAGCCAGAAGGTGGGGCCTCGGCGCTACGAGGTGATGGAGCCGTGCGGGTGCACGCTGCGGCGTCGCCGGGTGGCGCTCTACAACGAGGTGCGGCTGCCCGGCGTGGTGGCGCATGCGTCGTTCGACAACTACCGGGCCTTCAACGAGGCGCAGGACCGGGGCCGCGGCGTGGCGATGCACTTCGGCCACCAGTTCGTGAAGGGCGCCACGTCCAAGGGCTTCATCCTGAGTGGCCCGGTGGGCACGGGGAAGACGCACCTGCTCGCGGCGACGCTGGGACACCTCGTCATCGAGATGGGGGTTCGCGCGCGCTACGTGGAGATCTCCCTGCTCTACGCCACCATCCGGCGCGGCTTCCAGGAGGGCAAGAGCGGCGGTGAAATCATCGGGCCGCTGTCGGAAGTGGAAGTGCTGGCCATCGACGAGCTGGGCAAGGGACGCGGCAGCCCGTTCGAGATGGAGACGCTCGATGAGCTCATCGCCCGCCGCTACAACGCGGGGCGCACCACGCTGTTCGCGACGAACTACTCGCTGGAGCCCGAGCGGAAGGCGCGGCCCGGTGGCCCCACGGGATACCGGACGACGGAGGATGCCAAGGCCGTCGTGAAGGACACCGAGCTCCTGCGCGAGCGCGTGGGTGAGCGCATCTACAGCCGGCTCTGCGAGATGTGCACCTTCGTCGAGCTGCCGAAGGACACGCCGGACCGCCGACGCACGCGCCAGGAGATGGACTCGCTGCACCCGCCGCCCACCGGCATGCGCAGCATGGGACGCTGA
- the cutA gene encoding divalent-cation tolerance protein CutA, translated as MTDAILVLVTAPSTDKAAELARTVVEEQLAACGNILPGLRSIYRWEGKVQDDAEVLILFKTRASLFDALRARIIALHPYQVPEVLCVDVADGHAPYLAWILESTRPSP; from the coding sequence ATGACCGACGCCATCCTCGTCCTCGTCACCGCTCCATCCACCGACAAGGCCGCGGAGCTGGCTCGCACCGTGGTGGAGGAGCAGCTCGCGGCCTGCGGGAACATCCTCCCGGGGCTGCGCTCCATCTACCGGTGGGAGGGCAAGGTGCAGGACGACGCGGAAGTGCTCATCCTCTTCAAGACGCGCGCGTCCCTCTTCGACGCCCTGCGCGCCCGAATCATCGCGCTGCACCCGTACCAGGTCCCCGAGGTGCTCTGCGTCGACGTCGCGGACGGCCACGCGCCCTATCTCGCGTGGATCCTCGAGAGCACCCGTCCTTCACCGTAA